The following are from one region of the Paenibacillus sp. KS-LC4 genome:
- a CDS encoding phage portal protein: protein MSDLSLFFAQNTAAEATEKFVVSERFKDADGNPVAWELRSMTEAENEECRKSATRKVKGKNGTFVPETNTDEYLAKLVVSSIGYPSLKDAELQKSYGTMGAEHLLRKMLRPGEYASLVQRVQEINGFNQSLNELSDEVKN from the coding sequence ATGAGTGACTTAAGCTTGTTTTTTGCGCAAAATACAGCTGCGGAGGCGACGGAGAAATTCGTCGTATCCGAGCGATTCAAGGATGCAGACGGCAACCCGGTAGCCTGGGAGCTGCGCAGCATGACGGAGGCGGAGAACGAGGAATGCCGCAAATCCGCAACCCGCAAGGTGAAGGGTAAAAACGGCACCTTCGTGCCGGAGACGAATACGGATGAATATTTGGCTAAGCTGGTCGTAAGCAGCATTGGGTATCCGAGCTTGAAGGATGCCGAGCTGCAAAAATCGTACGGCACGATGGGCGCTGAGCACCTGCTCCGCAAAATGCTGCGTCCGGGCGAATATGCTTCGCTCGTACAGCGTGTGCAGGAAATCAATGGCTTTAATCAAAGTCTGAATGAGCTGAGCGATGAAGTAAAAAACTAA
- a CDS encoding phage tail tube protein: MAFLHAGDTISGQEGRAYAKINGQNEEMFYIKTLEASVEKTKAEIKTLGHRALQHKATGWSGTGSMTVYYVTSKFRQMMLDYVKTGIDTNFDVHIINEDPTSTIGRQEVVLYNVNLNKVIIGKLDTESEALEEELEFTFDGVDIAESFKAPTRV; this comes from the coding sequence ATGGCATTTTTGCATGCAGGAGATACGATTTCGGGGCAAGAGGGACGCGCTTATGCGAAAATCAACGGCCAAAACGAGGAAATGTTCTATATTAAAACGCTTGAAGCAAGCGTGGAGAAGACGAAGGCGGAAATTAAGACGCTCGGTCATCGCGCATTGCAGCATAAAGCGACGGGCTGGTCGGGTACCGGCAGCATGACGGTGTATTATGTGACGTCGAAATTCCGCCAAATGATGCTCGATTATGTAAAAACGGGCATTGATACGAACTTTGATGTTCACATCATCAACGAAGATCCAACCTCGACGATCGGCCGCCAGGAGGTTGTTCTGTACAACGTCAATCTGAACAAGGTCATTATCGGCAAGCTCGATACAGAGAGCGAAGCGCTTGAGGAAGAGCTGGAGTTCACCTTCGACGGCGTCGATATTGCTGAAAGCTTCAAAGCGCCAACGCGCGTATAA
- a CDS encoding phage tail sheath family protein yields MAGGTWTTQTKARPGVYINFAAEPQSAANVGERGIVSTALTLNWGAPQTMISIKAGDDLRSVLGYDVTAPEVLLVREALKRAQTLLLYRLNAGTKATATIGGLVATAKFGGIRGNDITVAVQSNVDDEDQFDVVTYLAGEEVDSQTVAAIAALESNRFVDFSGTGSLVATAGTVLAGGANGTVTNQNHLDYLAAVELQQFNTVALVSGDSSLKSVYAAFARRLRENDGKKIQVVLANAPLSDYEGIISVKNGVKLEDGTAVNAEQATVWVAAATSGASMSESLTYSVYEGAVDTDVRYSNSQIEQALRAGEFLFTPNGGRVIVEQDINSLVTYVPGKNPSFAKNRVIRVLDGIATDMKKLFETQYIGKIDNNPDGRSLFRSECVKYLTLLQDGNAIQNFNSQTDLTVEAGEASDSIIINVYIQPVDSIEKVYMKVTVK; encoded by the coding sequence ATGGCAGGAGGAACTTGGACAACGCAAACAAAAGCAAGACCAGGGGTATACATTAATTTCGCGGCTGAGCCGCAATCGGCAGCAAACGTAGGGGAACGCGGCATCGTATCAACGGCGCTGACGCTGAACTGGGGCGCTCCGCAAACGATGATTTCCATTAAAGCAGGCGACGATCTGCGCAGTGTGCTCGGTTATGATGTAACTGCGCCGGAAGTGCTGCTCGTTCGTGAGGCTTTGAAACGGGCACAGACTTTGCTGCTCTACCGCTTGAATGCAGGAACGAAAGCGACGGCAACGATTGGCGGCCTAGTTGCAACAGCCAAATTTGGCGGTATCCGGGGTAACGATATTACAGTAGCGGTTCAGAGCAATGTGGATGATGAAGATCAATTCGACGTTGTTACTTACTTGGCAGGTGAAGAGGTGGATTCGCAGACAGTGGCTGCGATTGCTGCTCTTGAATCCAATCGCTTCGTCGATTTCAGCGGCACGGGCTCGCTTGTTGCAACAGCTGGCACCGTACTTGCTGGAGGTGCGAACGGCACGGTGACGAATCAAAATCATCTGGATTATTTGGCAGCTGTTGAGCTGCAACAATTTAATACGGTGGCGCTTGTGTCTGGCGACAGCTCGCTGAAGTCGGTTTACGCCGCTTTTGCCCGCAGACTGCGCGAAAATGATGGCAAGAAAATTCAGGTCGTGCTGGCGAATGCTCCACTATCGGATTATGAAGGCATCATCAGCGTGAAAAATGGCGTCAAGCTTGAAGACGGTACAGCTGTGAATGCCGAGCAGGCAACCGTATGGGTGGCAGCTGCTACTTCCGGCGCAAGCATGAGTGAGTCGCTTACTTACAGCGTGTACGAAGGTGCGGTGGATACGGACGTTCGTTATTCAAATTCGCAAATCGAGCAGGCTTTGCGTGCGGGTGAGTTTTTGTTCACGCCAAACGGCGGTCGTGTCATCGTGGAGCAGGACATTAACTCTCTGGTTACCTATGTGCCAGGAAAAAATCCTTCTTTTGCGAAAAACCGCGTTATCCGCGTGCTGGACGGCATTGCGACCGACATGAAAAAGCTGTTCGAGACGCAATACATCGGCAAAATTGATAACAACCCAGATGGCCGCAGCCTATTCCGCAGCGAATGCGTGAAATATTTGACGCTGCTTCAGGATGGCAATGCGATTCAAAACTTTAATTCCCAAACCGACCTTACGGTGGAAGCGGGCGAGGCTTCTGACAGCATCATCATTAACGTCTACATCCAGCCGGTTGACAGCATTGAAAAAGTATACATGAAAGTGACGGTGAAGTAA
- a CDS encoding RNA polymerase subunit sigma-24 — protein sequence MDVEKMTIEQLKSYKRLVARKKLIERQKVGSGLTVSTVYEDDKLQELHRQLRGIPSYMYLDKHEQQLEQLAHAKLTKYPIGTKAQLREVKQIEPGNAAEEQLVQELSRKIAKVIEARAGSAPEGYEGVIERLSELQDLERQLQTIDESLEALEACFPEYATLLRLRYIEGKPADFVASELGIVDRTFRRWRQKAVSEIVRFMSV from the coding sequence ATGGACGTAGAAAAAATGACAATTGAGCAATTAAAGTCGTACAAGCGTCTCGTCGCCCGGAAAAAGCTGATCGAGCGGCAAAAGGTTGGAAGCGGTCTGACAGTAAGCACGGTATATGAGGATGACAAGCTACAGGAGCTTCATCGCCAGCTGCGGGGAATTCCTTCCTATATGTATTTAGACAAGCACGAGCAGCAGCTGGAGCAGCTGGCACATGCGAAGTTAACGAAATATCCGATTGGAACGAAAGCTCAATTAAGAGAAGTGAAGCAAATTGAGCCAGGCAATGCGGCTGAAGAGCAGCTTGTGCAGGAGCTCAGCCGTAAAATCGCTAAAGTGATTGAAGCGAGAGCGGGCTCAGCTCCCGAAGGCTATGAGGGAGTTATTGAGCGTTTGAGCGAGCTGCAGGATTTGGAGCGTCAGCTGCAAACGATTGATGAGTCGCTGGAAGCGCTGGAAGCTTGTTTCCCTGAATATGCGACGCTGTTAAGGCTGCGATATATTGAAGGAAAGCCAGCAGATTTCGTTGCCTCAGAGCTCGGAATCGTCGATCGCACCTTCCGCAGATGGCGTCAGAAAGCCGTTTCTGAGATTGTCCGGTTTATGTCCGTATAG
- a CDS encoding helix-turn-helix domain-containing protein, whose protein sequence is MAMGARIKQLRTQRGLTQQDIAEQLGMGRSNFGHIENDRVVPTSEDLQKIADILHTTADYLLGRRDAFAEQVPDWATAKDKRDFKKMLEEDGEVMFDGVPMSQGDRQRVMDVLTGLFWEAKQMNKRTPKSDTTDKTTDHTEG, encoded by the coding sequence ATGGCGATGGGAGCAAGGATCAAGCAATTACGCACACAACGCGGATTAACACAGCAGGATATTGCCGAGCAGCTTGGCATGGGTCGTTCAAATTTTGGGCATATCGAAAATGATCGCGTCGTCCCAACGAGCGAGGATTTGCAGAAAATTGCCGATATTTTGCATACGACTGCCGACTATTTGCTTGGACGCCGCGATGCGTTTGCGGAGCAGGTGCCAGATTGGGCAACCGCCAAAGACAAACGGGATTTTAAGAAAATGCTGGAGGAAGACGGAGAAGTCATGTTTGACGGCGTTCCGATGAGTCAAGGCGACCGTCAGCGTGTCATGGATGTTCTAACCGGATTATTCTGGGAAGCTAAGCAGATGAACAAACGTACCCCCAAATCAGATACGACGGACAAAACAACAGATCATACCGAAGGGTAG
- a CDS encoding ImmA/IrrE family metallo-endopeptidase produces the protein MDKLILRLVRKFQTRDPFVIANGLGIHIRYADLGQETRGFYYKKLRRRFIVIHERLPDDWQRFVCAHELGHDRLHPGFSRFWLDEQSFINVGKYERQANKFAVRLLTSGDTIGRSESIGELLQRNGVPKEMDKFYF, from the coding sequence ATGGACAAACTAATACTGCGCCTTGTGCGAAAATTCCAGACAAGGGATCCTTTCGTGATTGCAAATGGACTGGGTATTCATATTCGCTATGCCGATCTGGGCCAAGAAACACGTGGCTTCTATTATAAGAAGCTGCGCCGCCGCTTTATCGTCATACATGAGCGTCTGCCGGACGACTGGCAGCGCTTTGTGTGTGCCCATGAACTGGGGCATGATCGGCTGCATCCCGGCTTCAGCCGTTTTTGGCTGGACGAGCAATCCTTTATCAATGTTGGAAAATATGAGCGTCAGGCGAATAAATTCGCCGTCCGCCTATTGACCTCCGGGGATACGATCGGCCGCTCGGAATCCATCGGTGAGCTGCTGCAGCGCAATGGCGTCCCGAAGGAAATGGATAAATTTTATTTCTAG
- a CDS encoding GAF domain-containing protein, translating to MFTEQLYTGTNEENERLLLKQLEGLIEDEPSQLANLANAAALLQQFLSDINWVGFYLLDGEELVLGPFQGKPACTRIKVGRGVCGTAVSRSETVLVADVHQFPGHIACDSASNSELVIPLKRDGVVIGVLDIDSPLFSRFDHSDVATLTAFVGILEKYI from the coding sequence ATGTTTACTGAACAACTGTATACAGGAACAAACGAAGAGAACGAACGCCTGCTGCTGAAGCAATTGGAGGGGCTTATCGAGGATGAGCCTAGCCAGCTCGCTAATTTGGCCAATGCTGCGGCTTTGCTCCAGCAGTTTTTGAGCGATATTAACTGGGTCGGCTTTTATTTGCTGGATGGGGAGGAGCTTGTGCTCGGACCTTTCCAAGGCAAGCCGGCATGTACGCGCATCAAAGTGGGCAGAGGTGTTTGTGGAACAGCGGTTAGCCGCAGCGAGACGGTATTGGTAGCGGATGTGCATCAATTTCCCGGCCATATTGCCTGCGACAGCGCATCGAACTCCGAGCTGGTCATTCCCTTGAAACGGGATGGAGTTGTTATTGGCGTGCTCGATATCGACAGCCCGCTTTTCTCACGGTTTGATCATTCAGATGTCGCAACGCTAACAGCATTCGTGGGCATTTTGGAGAAGTATATTTAG